A genomic stretch from Cellulomonas sp. KRMCY2 includes:
- a CDS encoding NAD(P)-binding protein — translation MRELSESDRFTITVNNREIQVFGGLTILQALVMEDIEVPSLCHDIRLKRSNGSCGLCVVEVGTEAPRDVKACLTPVQPDMVITTHSPRLEEYRKVRLQQLLCDHNADCVAPCVETCPANIDIQTYLSHVADGNYQAAIHVIKDRNPFPSVCGRVCPHPCESECRRSLVDEPVAINYVKRFAADWDMAQDEPWIPRVDAPTGKRIAVVGAGPSGLSAAYYSAISGHAVTVFEKQDHAGGMMRYGIPEYRLPKATLDQEIGVIQALGVQIVTGKALGTHLSLEDLKRDFDSVYLSIGSWRATPLGIDGDRNERVELGIDYLRHIAKGSTRSRGDTVVVIGGGNTAIDCVRTALRKGAKSVKLIYRRTRDEMPAEAFEVAEALHEGVEMIFLTAPTKITTAEDGHNQLHCTKMVLGEPDRSGRRRPVIVEGSDFVIDADTIIGAIGQSTDTGFLYNDLPVRLNKWGDIDVDGHTMQSSESNVFAGGDCVTGPATVIQAVAAGRRAAMAIDEFVTRGYVRPSTEDYSCSRGTLEDLPRAEFEEIPKLVRASMPGLRPEARIDSFVEVETGLTEEQARAEAARCLKCGCAKQNHCALRQEATDHGVEFATPLHIRPYTPIVEDHPFIIRDNNKCISCGRCVAACAEIEGPGVLAFQFHGGRLTVGTTTNLPLGLTDCVSCGQCVRACPCGALDYKRERGDVFTAINDPTKVVVGFVAPAVRSVIAAEYEIPFDEASAHIAGMMRAIGFDKVFDFTFAADLTIMEETTEFLGRVTGGGVLPHFTSCCPGWVNLVERRWPEMIPHLSSCKSPQQMMGATVKNHFAQQAGISLDDLYVVSIVPCLAKKYEAARPEFAPEGIRDVDAVLTTTEFLEMAEMLRLELRDITPAEFDAPYKRVSGAGILFGASGGVAEASLRMAVEKLTGEPLVDQLDFHDVRGFEGFKEATVTANGTTVRVAVISGLNNADPLVRRIVAGEDVGYDLVEVMACPGGCINGAGHPVPDRVGEMAARQKVLVNIDQTSRYRKSQENPDVLRLYDDFYGEPNSDAAHHLLHTSYAPFRDGPVIPTR, via the coding sequence GTGCGCGAACTGTCAGAGAGCGACCGCTTCACCATCACGGTCAACAATCGCGAGATCCAGGTCTTCGGTGGCCTGACGATCCTCCAGGCACTCGTGATGGAGGACATCGAGGTCCCGTCGCTCTGCCACGACATCCGCCTGAAGCGGTCCAACGGCAGCTGCGGCCTGTGCGTCGTCGAGGTCGGGACCGAGGCACCGCGCGACGTGAAGGCGTGCCTGACCCCGGTCCAGCCCGACATGGTCATCACGACCCACTCGCCCAGGCTGGAGGAGTACCGCAAGGTGCGGCTCCAGCAGCTGCTCTGCGACCACAACGCCGACTGCGTGGCGCCCTGCGTCGAGACCTGCCCGGCCAACATCGACATCCAGACCTACCTGAGCCACGTGGCGGATGGCAACTACCAGGCCGCCATCCACGTGATCAAGGACCGCAACCCCTTCCCGTCGGTCTGCGGGCGCGTCTGCCCGCACCCGTGCGAATCCGAGTGTCGGCGCAGCCTGGTCGACGAGCCGGTCGCGATCAACTACGTCAAGCGGTTCGCCGCCGACTGGGACATGGCCCAGGACGAGCCTTGGATCCCGCGGGTCGACGCGCCGACCGGCAAGCGGATCGCCGTCGTGGGCGCCGGGCCCTCCGGCCTCTCGGCCGCGTACTACAGCGCGATCTCCGGCCACGCCGTCACAGTGTTCGAGAAGCAGGACCACGCGGGCGGCATGATGCGGTACGGCATCCCCGAGTACCGGCTCCCGAAGGCCACGCTCGACCAGGAGATCGGCGTCATCCAGGCGCTGGGTGTCCAGATCGTCACCGGCAAGGCGCTGGGCACGCACCTGAGCCTCGAGGACCTGAAGCGGGACTTCGACTCGGTGTACCTGTCGATCGGCTCGTGGCGTGCGACGCCGCTGGGCATCGACGGGGACCGCAACGAGCGCGTCGAGCTCGGCATCGACTACCTGCGACACATCGCCAAGGGCTCCACCCGCTCGCGCGGCGACACCGTCGTGGTCATCGGCGGTGGCAACACCGCCATCGACTGCGTCCGGACGGCCCTGCGCAAGGGTGCCAAGAGCGTCAAGCTCATCTACCGCCGCACGCGCGACGAGATGCCCGCCGAGGCGTTCGAAGTGGCGGAGGCGCTGCACGAGGGCGTCGAGATGATCTTCCTCACCGCGCCGACCAAGATCACGACGGCCGAGGACGGCCACAACCAGCTGCACTGCACGAAGATGGTGCTCGGCGAGCCGGACCGCTCCGGACGCCGCCGGCCCGTGATCGTCGAGGGCAGCGACTTCGTCATCGATGCCGACACCATCATCGGCGCCATCGGCCAGAGCACCGATACCGGCTTCCTCTACAACGACCTGCCGGTGCGCCTCAACAAGTGGGGCGACATCGACGTCGACGGCCACACGATGCAGTCCTCGGAGTCGAACGTCTTCGCGGGCGGCGACTGCGTGACCGGTCCGGCGACAGTTATCCAGGCCGTGGCGGCTGGACGTCGCGCGGCGATGGCGATCGACGAGTTCGTCACGCGTGGCTACGTGCGCCCGAGCACGGAGGACTACTCGTGCAGCCGCGGGACGCTCGAGGACCTGCCCCGTGCGGAGTTCGAGGAGATCCCCAAGCTGGTCCGCGCGAGCATGCCCGGGCTGCGGCCCGAGGCGCGCATCGACAGCTTCGTCGAGGTCGAGACGGGACTGACCGAGGAGCAGGCCCGCGCCGAGGCGGCCCGCTGCCTCAAGTGCGGCTGCGCCAAGCAGAACCACTGTGCGCTGCGCCAGGAGGCGACCGACCACGGCGTCGAGTTCGCGACACCCCTGCACATCCGCCCCTACACGCCGATCGTGGAGGACCACCCCTTCATCATCCGCGACAACAACAAGTGCATCTCCTGCGGGCGGTGCGTCGCCGCCTGCGCCGAGATCGAGGGACCAGGCGTTCTCGCCTTCCAGTTCCACGGCGGGCGTCTGACTGTCGGCACCACCACCAACCTCCCGCTCGGCCTGACCGACTGCGTCTCGTGCGGGCAGTGCGTGCGCGCCTGCCCCTGTGGCGCACTCGACTACAAGCGTGAGCGCGGCGACGTGTTCACGGCCATCAACGACCCGACGAAGGTCGTGGTCGGGTTCGTCGCCCCGGCGGTGCGCAGCGTGATCGCGGCCGAGTACGAGATCCCGTTCGACGAGGCGTCGGCACACATCGCCGGCATGATGCGCGCGATCGGCTTCGACAAGGTGTTCGACTTCACCTTCGCCGCCGACCTGACGATCATGGAGGAGACCACCGAGTTCCTCGGCCGCGTCACCGGCGGCGGCGTGCTGCCCCACTTCACGTCCTGCTGCCCGGGCTGGGTGAACCTCGTCGAGCGCCGGTGGCCGGAGATGATCCCCCACCTGTCCAGCTGCAAGTCGCCCCAGCAGATGATGGGGGCCACGGTGAAGAACCACTTCGCCCAGCAGGCCGGCATCAGCCTCGACGACCTGTACGTGGTGTCGATCGTGCCGTGCCTGGCCAAGAAGTACGAGGCTGCCCGGCCGGAGTTCGCGCCCGAGGGCATCCGCGACGTCGATGCCGTTCTCACGACCACCGAGTTCCTCGAGATGGCGGAGATGCTGCGCCTGGAGCTCCGGGACATCACGCCGGCGGAGTTCGACGCCCCGTACAAGCGCGTCAGCGGTGCCGGGATCCTCTTCGGCGCCTCGGGCGGTGTGGCGGAAGCCTCCCTGCGGATGGCCGTCGAGAAGCTCACCGGTGAGCCGCTGGTCGACCAGCTGGACTTCCACGACGTCCGAGGCTTCGAGGGCTTCAAGGAAGCGACCGTCACCGCGAACGGCACGACCGTGCGGGTCGCGGTGATCTCGGGCCTCAACAACGCCGACCCCCTCGTGCGGCGCATCGTGGCCGGCGAGGACGTCGGCTACGACCTGGTCGAGGTCATGGCCTGTCCGGGCGGCTGCATCAACGGCGCCGGGCATCCCGTACCCGACCGGGTCGGTGAGATGGCGGCCCGCCAGAAGGTGCTCGTCAACATCGACCAGACCTCGAGGTACCGCAAGTCCCAGGAGAACCCGGACGTCCTGCGGCTGTACGACGACTTCTACGGCGAGCCCAACTCGGACGCCGCCCACCACCTCCTCCACACCAGCTACGCCCCGTTCCGGGACGGGCCGGTCATTCCGACCCGATGA
- a CDS encoding Sir2 family NAD-dependent protein deacetylase — protein sequence MDHAPGSTESAGGTGGTDSTGNTGNTARTPWVTVLAGAGISTGSGIPDFRGPHGVWTRDPEAARLLEHGWYVADADIRRRTWRMWRESPVWQAEPTPAHRSLVDLERAGALRAICTQNFDGLHQRAGSSAQMVLELHGSLTGSRCLSCGSGERTAEILARLDTDPDPHCARCGGLLATDVVMFGEALPGDVLDAAAEAAAACDVFVAVGSTLTVQPVASLTLVAAEAGARVVIVNDEPTPYDRLADTVDRRPIQVALPELVRELLVG from the coding sequence GTGGATCACGCACCCGGCAGCACCGAGAGCGCCGGCGGCACCGGCGGCACCGACAGCACCGGCAACACCGGCAACACCGCCCGGACGCCATGGGTCACGGTCCTCGCCGGAGCGGGGATCTCCACCGGCTCGGGCATCCCGGACTTCCGCGGTCCGCACGGGGTGTGGACGCGCGACCCGGAGGCGGCACGGCTGCTGGAGCACGGCTGGTACGTGGCCGACGCGGACATCCGACGGCGCACGTGGCGGATGTGGCGCGAGAGCCCGGTGTGGCAGGCCGAGCCGACGCCGGCCCACCGCAGCCTGGTCGACCTCGAGCGCGCCGGCGCGCTGCGCGCCATCTGCACCCAGAACTTCGACGGCCTGCACCAGCGAGCGGGGTCGTCCGCGCAGATGGTGCTCGAGCTGCACGGCAGCCTGACCGGGTCGCGCTGCCTGAGCTGCGGCTCCGGTGAACGCACCGCTGAGATCCTCGCCCGGCTCGACACCGACCCCGACCCGCACTGCGCGCGCTGCGGTGGCCTGCTGGCCACCGATGTCGTCATGTTCGGCGAGGCCCTGCCCGGCGACGTGCTCGACGCCGCCGCCGAGGCCGCCGCCGCGTGCGACGTGTTCGTGGCGGTCGGCTCGACGCTGACGGTGCAGCCCGTGGCAAGCCTCACGCTGGTGGCCGCCGAGGCCGGTGCGCGGGTGGTCATCGTGAACGACGAGCCGACGCCGTACGACCGGCTGGCCGACACGGTGGACCGCCGACCGATCCAGGTGGCCCTCCCCGAGCTGGTGCGTGAGCTGCTGGTCGGTTGA
- a CDS encoding NAD(P)-dependent alcohol dehydrogenase, which produces MSTDAPAPDRPEIAVAPHTMRAIVQNRYGPPSQVLALRDVPVPEIGDDDVLVRVRAAGVNPADLFLTTGRPAMMRLVLGLRRPKPATRGQDVAGTVEAVGVNVTSLRPGDDVFGEGDFGKTTGSFAEYARLPHTVLAPKPAALTFEQAAAITMVGLTAHRAIRVAGVGPGQRVLIIGASGGVGHAAVQIAAAAGAEVTGVCSTRNVEMVTALGAAHVTDYTREDLTLLSERYDVILDNVANVPLRRLRRLLTPRGVLLMNSGNGGRTLGPLPRMARGYLLSLLVPQTIRAFSFTPTTSDLVELSELIDSGALTPVIERTFALADAAQALERVATHRVAGKVVVVV; this is translated from the coding sequence ATGTCGACCGACGCCCCGGCCCCCGACCGGCCCGAGATCGCCGTCGCCCCACACACCATGCGGGCGATCGTCCAGAACCGCTACGGGCCCCCGTCGCAGGTGCTCGCCCTGCGCGACGTCCCGGTCCCCGAGATCGGCGACGACGACGTCCTGGTGCGGGTCCGCGCCGCCGGGGTCAACCCGGCCGACCTGTTCCTGACCACCGGCCGTCCCGCCATGATGCGGCTCGTGCTCGGTCTGCGCCGACCCAAGCCGGCGACTCGCGGGCAGGACGTCGCCGGCACCGTCGAGGCGGTGGGCGTGAACGTGACGTCGCTGCGCCCCGGCGACGACGTCTTCGGCGAGGGCGACTTCGGGAAGACCACCGGGTCGTTCGCCGAGTACGCCCGCCTGCCGCACACCGTGCTCGCACCCAAGCCCGCGGCCCTGACGTTCGAGCAGGCCGCCGCGATCACGATGGTCGGACTGACCGCCCACCGGGCCATCCGCGTGGCAGGCGTCGGGCCCGGGCAGCGAGTGCTGATCATCGGCGCCTCCGGGGGCGTCGGGCACGCGGCGGTGCAGATCGCCGCGGCCGCCGGCGCCGAGGTGACCGGCGTGTGCAGCACCCGCAACGTCGAGATGGTCACGGCGCTGGGCGCCGCGCACGTCACCGACTACACCCGCGAGGACCTGACCCTGCTCTCCGAGCGGTACGACGTGATCCTCGACAACGTCGCGAACGTCCCGCTGCGGCGCCTCCGCCGGCTGCTCACCCCCCGCGGCGTGCTCCTGATGAACAGCGGCAACGGCGGCCGGACCCTGGGTCCGCTGCCGCGCATGGCACGCGGGTACCTGTTGTCGCTGCTCGTGCCGCAGACCATCCGCGCCTTCAGCTTCACGCCCACGACGTCCGACCTGGTCGAGCTCTCGGAGCTGATCGACAGCGGCGCCCTGACCCCGGTGATCGAGCGCACCTTCGCCCTGGCCGACGCCGCGCAGGCACTCGAACGGGTCGCCACCCACCGCGTGGCCGGCAAGGTCGTCGTCGTCGTCTGA
- a CDS encoding winged helix-turn-helix domain-containing protein, translating into MTASPPTGDELVGMLSALANPIRLRIVATLAGGRDYVSHLAREIGVSRPLLHMHLQRLEAVGLIVGHLELSTDGKAMKYFEVADFALLLTPAALAQAATTLTPSERGPAPKEHT; encoded by the coding sequence ATGACGGCAAGCCCGCCGACCGGTGACGAGCTGGTCGGGATGCTGTCTGCGCTGGCCAACCCCATCCGGCTGCGGATCGTGGCCACCCTGGCCGGCGGCCGCGACTACGTGAGTCATCTGGCCAGGGAGATCGGCGTGAGCCGCCCGCTGCTGCACATGCACCTGCAGCGACTCGAGGCCGTCGGCCTGATCGTCGGCCACCTCGAGCTCTCCACCGACGGCAAGGCGATGAAGTACTTCGAGGTCGCCGACTTCGCCCTCCTGCTGACACCTGCGGCACTCGCCCAGGCCGCGACAACCCTGACCCCCTCCGAGCGGGGTCCCGCACCCAAGGAGCACACGTGA
- a CDS encoding DUF4190 domain-containing protein, with protein sequence MSDERPTSGPQHPPRSYRDTEPLAIWGLVLTFVFWPLGLVLSYLALRRIRRTGDGGWGIAMVGAVLSTIATVVGVGGLLWFLATSGIVDQWQDEAQTRGDRTRVHAVVTDIARGLDEHHAGTGEWLSSFKDLDDVDVDAEGAVRGVEVLAFRSGDAVCVQGSRPGYSASYADGEVQAAQCPDRGYALTLSAATADERQASAQADLDATVAEVRVRGEEKARTSSLGPPADLGVRHVPEVDVEVCSLLAGNRDHLADRSDREALVLLLEEPVGALGDLDLENALYTMAGDLDLEQDSIYAFWQGYLGAEFTCWYGGFVDVEGPPDFPEAWQTPLTAEDRAEQTRVHEEWDQMSDEDRAAISAEQEAAYDREQAQIESIIAAGYGSGT encoded by the coding sequence ATGTCCGACGAGCGCCCGACGAGCGGTCCGCAGCACCCGCCGCGCTCGTATCGCGACACCGAGCCGCTGGCCATCTGGGGTCTGGTGCTCACGTTCGTCTTCTGGCCCCTGGGGCTGGTGCTCTCCTACCTCGCCCTGCGCCGGATCCGGCGAACCGGCGACGGAGGCTGGGGGATCGCGATGGTAGGCGCGGTCCTGTCCACGATCGCCACAGTCGTCGGCGTCGGCGGCCTTCTGTGGTTCCTGGCGACGTCGGGCATCGTCGACCAGTGGCAGGACGAGGCCCAGACGCGGGGAGACCGGACCCGGGTGCACGCGGTGGTCACCGACATCGCTCGGGGGCTCGACGAGCACCATGCGGGGACCGGGGAGTGGCTCTCCTCGTTCAAGGATCTGGACGACGTCGATGTCGACGCCGAGGGTGCCGTCCGCGGGGTCGAGGTGCTCGCCTTCCGCAGCGGTGATGCCGTGTGCGTCCAGGGTTCGCGGCCCGGCTACAGCGCCTCCTACGCCGACGGCGAGGTGCAGGCGGCGCAGTGCCCCGACCGCGGCTACGCGCTCACGTTGAGTGCGGCCACGGCCGACGAACGCCAGGCCTCTGCGCAGGCAGACCTCGACGCCACGGTGGCCGAGGTGCGGGTCCGCGGTGAGGAGAAGGCGCGGACGTCGTCCCTCGGGCCGCCGGCCGACCTCGGGGTCCGGCATGTGCCGGAGGTCGACGTCGAGGTCTGCTCGTTGCTCGCCGGCAATCGTGACCATCTGGCTGACCGCTCGGACCGGGAGGCGCTCGTGCTCCTGCTCGAGGAGCCGGTCGGTGCACTGGGTGACCTCGACCTGGAGAACGCCCTCTACACCATGGCCGGCGACCTCGACCTGGAGCAGGACTCCATCTACGCCTTCTGGCAGGGCTATCTCGGTGCCGAGTTCACGTGCTGGTACGGCGGCTTCGTGGACGTCGAAGGCCCACCGGACTTCCCCGAGGCGTGGCAGACCCCGCTCACTGCGGAGGATCGCGCCGAGCAGACGCGGGTGCACGAGGAATGGGACCAGATGTCGGACGAGGACCGGGCGGCCATCAGCGCCGAGCAGGAGGCGGCCTACGACCGGGAACAGGCGCAGATCGAGTCGATCATCGCGGCAGGGTACGGCTCAGGGACCTGA
- a CDS encoding 6-phosphofructokinase, translated as MGNTARADSGGASPRTTIAVLTSGGDAQGMNAVVRAVVRTAIGAGADVYAVFEGLQGMVEGGERIKKFDWGSVGSILHRGGTVIGTARSADFRRRDGRLKAARNLVHHGIDRIVVIGGDGSLSGTDLFRSEWTGLLDELVAQGEITAEQAGRHSHLMIAGVVGSIDNDMVGTDMTVGADSALHRIVEAIDALSSTAASHQRSFVVEVMGRHCGYLALMSAIAGGADYVLIPENPPADGWEDEMCARLRAGRAAGRRDSIVVVAEGARDRSGEPITSQGVRDMLEERLGEDTRVTILGHVQRGGTPSAYDRWMPTLVGHAAALEVVNAGPDHEPQLIGVRNNRVHRTPLMAAVQRTREIPGLIDAGDYDGAMAARGSSFTEMVRVFQGIAQVAPTDAPTGSRIAILHAGGLAPGMNTAVRAAVRFGLSRGHTMLGVRGSFQGLIDGQVSEMTWGDVDGWVGLGGAELGTSRATPSVEQYYAVSRALENHDIEALLVVGGHSAYEATYRMLQERDRYPGFHVPVICLPTSIDNNLPGWEMAIGADTALGEIVSAVDRLKQSAMASRRCFVVEVMGRYCGYLALMGALSVGAERVYLHEQGVHLADLTADVAQMVASFAAGRRFHLAIRNEDASIGYTTEFLCQMFTEESGGDFDVRPMVLGHLQQGGNPTPFDRVHATRLAAYCVDWLSGQIVGGKREWGFVGLTDGVLSTVPLKTMPDLVDMELRRPIDQWWLELQPIMDALATEPPE; from the coding sequence ATGGGCAACACAGCGCGCGCCGACAGCGGCGGGGCGAGCCCGAGGACCACGATCGCCGTGCTCACGTCCGGCGGTGACGCCCAGGGCATGAACGCCGTCGTCCGGGCCGTCGTGCGGACCGCGATCGGCGCCGGGGCCGACGTCTACGCCGTCTTCGAGGGTCTGCAGGGCATGGTCGAGGGCGGCGAGCGGATCAAGAAGTTCGACTGGGGCTCGGTGGGGTCGATCCTGCACCGCGGCGGAACCGTGATCGGGACCGCCCGCTCGGCCGACTTCCGCCGGCGCGACGGGCGCCTCAAGGCCGCCCGCAACCTCGTGCACCACGGGATCGACCGGATCGTCGTGATCGGCGGGGACGGCTCGCTGTCGGGCACGGACCTGTTCCGCAGCGAGTGGACCGGGCTGCTCGACGAGCTCGTCGCACAGGGCGAGATCACCGCGGAGCAGGCCGGGCGGCACAGCCATCTCATGATCGCCGGCGTCGTCGGCTCGATCGACAACGACATGGTCGGCACCGACATGACTGTCGGCGCCGACTCGGCCCTGCACCGGATCGTCGAGGCGATCGACGCTCTCTCGAGCACGGCGGCGAGCCATCAGCGCTCGTTCGTCGTCGAGGTCATGGGCCGGCACTGCGGCTACCTCGCCCTGATGAGCGCGATCGCCGGTGGTGCCGACTACGTGCTCATCCCGGAGAACCCGCCGGCCGACGGCTGGGAGGACGAGATGTGCGCCCGGCTGCGTGCGGGTCGCGCTGCCGGACGCCGCGACAGCATCGTCGTCGTCGCCGAGGGCGCCCGGGACCGCTCAGGAGAGCCGATCACGAGCCAGGGCGTCCGGGACATGCTCGAGGAAAGGCTCGGCGAGGACACCCGGGTCACGATCCTCGGTCACGTGCAGCGAGGCGGCACCCCCAGCGCGTACGACCGGTGGATGCCGACGCTGGTCGGCCACGCAGCGGCGCTCGAGGTCGTCAACGCCGGCCCCGACCACGAGCCGCAGCTCATCGGCGTGCGCAACAACCGGGTGCACCGGACCCCGCTCATGGCGGCCGTCCAGCGCACCAGGGAGATCCCCGGGCTGATCGACGCCGGCGACTACGACGGTGCGATGGCCGCCCGCGGCTCGTCCTTCACCGAGATGGTGCGGGTCTTCCAGGGCATCGCCCAGGTGGCGCCGACGGACGCCCCGACGGGCTCGCGGATCGCCATCCTGCACGCTGGTGGGCTGGCGCCGGGCATGAACACCGCCGTGCGGGCCGCCGTGCGGTTCGGCCTGTCCCGCGGGCACACGATGCTGGGCGTGCGGGGCAGCTTCCAGGGCCTCATCGACGGCCAGGTCAGCGAGATGACCTGGGGAGATGTCGACGGCTGGGTGGGTCTGGGCGGGGCGGAGCTCGGCACCAGCCGGGCGACACCCAGCGTCGAGCAGTACTACGCGGTGAGCCGCGCGCTCGAGAACCACGACATCGAGGCGCTCCTGGTGGTCGGCGGGCACAGCGCCTACGAGGCCACCTACCGGATGCTCCAGGAGCGGGACCGCTACCCCGGGTTCCACGTGCCCGTCATCTGCCTGCCCACGAGCATCGACAACAACCTGCCCGGGTGGGAGATGGCCATCGGTGCCGACACGGCACTGGGCGAGATCGTCAGCGCGGTGGACCGGCTCAAGCAGTCGGCGATGGCGTCACGCCGGTGCTTCGTGGTCGAGGTGATGGGGCGCTACTGCGGCTACCTCGCGCTCATGGGCGCACTGTCCGTCGGCGCCGAGCGGGTCTACCTGCACGAGCAGGGCGTGCACCTGGCCGACCTCACGGCGGACGTCGCGCAGATGGTGGCGAGCTTCGCAGCGGGCCGCCGCTTCCACCTCGCGATCCGCAACGAGGACGCGAGCATCGGGTACACCACGGAGTTCCTCTGCCAGATGTTCACGGAGGAGTCCGGCGGGGACTTCGACGTGCGTCCGATGGTCCTCGGCCACCTGCAGCAGGGCGGCAACCCGACACCCTTCGACCGCGTCCACGCGACCCGCCTCGCCGCCTACTGCGTCGACTGGCTCTCCGGTCAGATCGTGGGCGGCAAGCGGGAGTGGGGCTTCGTCGGGCTGACGGACGGCGTGCTGTCCACCGTGCCCCTGAAGACCATGCCCGACCTCGTCGACATGGAGCTCCGCCGGCCGATCGACCAGTGGTGGCTCGAGCTGCAGCCGATCATGGACGCGCTCGCGACGGAGCCACCCGAGTAG
- a CDS encoding gamma carbonic anhydrase family protein, with translation MISLPFAGRTPEVHETAWIAANAALIGKVRVHADASVWFGAVLRGDIDEIELGAGSNLQDNVVVHTEQGFPAIVGNNVSVGHGAVVHGCTIEDGCLIGMNATVLTGARVGRDSLVAAGSVVLEGTTIPPRSLVAGVPGKVRRELTDEEVAALHGNSSRYVTRANDYRALG, from the coding sequence ATGATCTCCCTGCCGTTCGCCGGCCGCACACCCGAGGTGCACGAGACCGCGTGGATCGCGGCGAACGCCGCCCTGATCGGGAAGGTGCGGGTGCACGCCGACGCGAGCGTGTGGTTCGGCGCGGTGCTGCGTGGCGACATCGACGAGATCGAGCTCGGTGCCGGGTCGAACCTGCAGGACAACGTCGTCGTCCACACGGAGCAGGGGTTCCCGGCGATCGTCGGCAACAACGTGAGCGTCGGGCACGGCGCCGTGGTGCACGGGTGCACGATCGAGGACGGCTGCCTCATCGGCATGAACGCGACAGTGCTGACCGGCGCCCGTGTCGGGCGGGACTCGCTGGTCGCCGCCGGGTCGGTCGTCCTCGAAGGCACCACGATCCCGCCGCGATCGCTCGTCGCCGGGGTGCCCGGGAAGGTGCGCCGCGAGCTCACCGACGAGGAGGTCGCGGCCCTGCACGGCAACTCGTCGCGCTACGTCACCCGCGCGAACGACTACCGCGCGCTGGGCTGA
- a CDS encoding SRPBCC domain-containing protein, translating to MANDHVATSTITIDAAPDRVWSVLTDPDAVREFMFGAEVVTDWTVGSPIVWRGVWEGKEYEDKGVILEVEPGRRLVNTHFSPLSGQPDVPESYHTLTWTLEGTAGGTLLTLSQGGNASAEEAEHSASMWDQLVASVKVIAERG from the coding sequence ATGGCGAACGATCATGTTGCGACGTCGACGATCACGATCGACGCGGCACCGGACCGGGTGTGGTCCGTCCTGACCGATCCCGACGCCGTGCGGGAGTTCATGTTCGGCGCCGAGGTCGTGACGGACTGGACGGTCGGTTCCCCGATCGTGTGGCGTGGCGTGTGGGAGGGCAAGGAGTACGAGGACAAGGGCGTGATCCTCGAGGTCGAACCCGGGCGCCGCCTGGTCAACACCCACTTCAGCCCGCTCAGCGGCCAGCCCGATGTGCCGGAGAGCTACCACACGCTGACCTGGACGCTCGAGGGCACGGCGGGGGGCACGCTGCTGACCCTGTCGCAGGGCGGCAACGCGAGCGCCGAGGAGGCCGAGCACTCCGCGTCGATGTGGGACCAGCTCGTGGCGAGCGTGAAGGTGATCGCCGAACGAGGCTGA